agcaTATTTGACTTCAGCCTACCCCTAACAGCATTATCCCATGGTATTCACCCCTTACCACCAATACAAGGATCTGGACTTTACTGCAGGGCAACCACCCTACCCCCTGGATTAGTCTCTGTATGACTGACAGCTGACACCAGTGCAGAGCACCAATCTGGATATaatgcatttaatttttttttaaaccatatgTTTGGTtgtaaaattttaaatttttaaccTTATTAAAGGTTGATTTTTATCCCCCACAGCATTTGCCTCCACGCTGTGCTGTACCAcagtttttaaataaataaaaatacaaaaacaaacaaaaaaatagaaaatcaaGACACGTTCTGCAGAGAATTTATTTGCATCTAGAGATGAAAAATACTACAAAGCTGACCCAATATCTACAAAACCAGCCCATATTTTATGAACATCTGTCGTAAATATTTCATGTTCCATGCTTCCTTACTCCTCTGCCTTCTGTGGATAGAATAGAAAAGACTTGGTTTAGTATTTTAGTAATTGGATTGGATTTAAGTTTATGTAAATTTTTAAGCTTAATTTAACTTTGCTCAGTTCTATGGAATGCTATGTTCAACAACTTAGATATAGACTTTGGATAGTACAGTTGTTTTGTAATATTTGTAAAGTAATTAAGATAATATtaatgtaaaaatatcacatttaacATTGGATATAGCACAATATTCAATATCAAATATCGACTCAAAGAGAGATTTTACACTCATTGATCTCACCTTGCCAATGTCACGGCTCTTGGCTCTCAACTTGTTGACCTGGGATTCTGCAATGTCAGCGCGTTCCTCAGCCTCTTCCAGCTCATGCTGTGACTTCCTGAATCGGGACATATGGGCATTGGCTTGTTCCTCCTGCAAGACAAATATGTTATTGAGGAGATGATGCCTCTAAATAGTTTCATATATACTTATTATGGTATGAAAAAGTACAGAGACTTACAGACTCCTCTGCCTGTCTCTTGTAAGCTTTGACCTTCAACTGCAATTTGTCCACTAAGTCCTGAAGCCTGAACACATTCTTCTTGTCTTCTTCAGTCTGTTAAGGACAGATGAAATTTGTAAAATTGGTCGTAATGTGagtacattcattttatgagtccCTTTCATCTCACCTACCTGGTATGTCAGCTCTTTGACTCTTCTCTCATACTTGCGAACTCCCTTAATGGCTTCTGAGCCTCTCTTCTGTTCAGCTTCAAGCTCATTCTCAAGTTCACGCACCTAAAAACACAGTTCATATTAATGGCGCAAACTGTAGAAAATCCacaattaatattttttaaatactttGAAAACATTTGCTCACTCTGGCCTCCAGTTTTTGGAGTTGTTTCTTGCCACCTTTCAATGCCAGCTGCTCAGCTTCATCAAGGCGATGCTGAAGATCCTTCACTGTCTGCTCAAGGTTCTTCTTCATTCTCTCAAGGTGAGCACTGGTGTCTTGTTCCTTCTTCAGTTCTTCAGCCATCATGGCAGCCTAGGAGGATAATGAAGAGGCCAATGAAGTTTGAAGATTGAGTTGAACTGCAGAATAACATACCTTTCATCTAGAATGATATGTTGATTAAATATCTGAAGATTTCTTATAATGTATAAAAGGTCACTTTGATTTTGGTAGATCCACAGAAGTAATTGTGTTAATCATGCCATTTTTTATCCTGTATAACACATATTATTCAGTAAAATAACCATTACTTACATCTGTAATGGCCTTCTTGGCTTTATCATCTGCATTCCTTGATTCTTGGACTGCTTCCTCCACTTCACTTTGAAGTTGAGATAGATCGGATTCAAGCTTCTTCTTGGTGTTGATCAGGCTAGTGTTCTGCACAGTGAAGAATTGTACTGTTAATGAAGGTATGGTGAATGAAAAGACGTAGTATTAATCCAAAGAATTAAAATTCAGTCCAACCTGGGAATGCAGTAGTTGAACCCGCTCAGTGACGTCCAGGAGCTCTTGCTCAGCCACTTTGCGGCCGCGCTCAGTTTGTTCCAAAGCAGACCTCATTTCTTCAATTTCTACTGTCATGAGGTTATTTCTCCTTTCTACAATAGCCAGTTGTTCCTTCAAGTCATCATTTCCTCTAATGGCATCATCAAGATGCAATTGAGTatcctaaaaataaataatttaagtcATTATGAGGTCAATTACCTTATCTTAAGCTTAAAAATATCTTTAAATGACCCACCTTTAATTGTCCTTGTACATTCCTGAGTTGCTTCTGAGCCTCTGCAGCCTGGCGGTTGGCATGGCTTAATTGAATCTCCATCTCATTAAGATCTCCCTCCATCTTCTTCTTCAGTCTCAGAGCATCATTCCTGCTTCTGATCTCAGCATCCAAAGTGCTCTGCATGGAGTCCAAGGCTCTCTGGCTGTTTCTCTTGATTTGCTCAATCTCTTCATCCTTCTCTGCAATTTTCCTGTCAACTTCAGCCTTTACTTGATTAAGCTCAAGTTGAATACGTAGGATCTTGGCCTCTTCATGTTCCAGGGATCCCTAAATTAGACAGACTGTTAAGTCTATGACTTATATTAGTCATGCTATAACCTTGTCTCATCAAATATTCTAGTCTATCTACCTCTGCTTCTTCCAGTGCTGATTGCAGGTCAGACTTCTCCTGTTCAATCTGTTTCTTGGATTTTTCTATTTCATGGATGCTCTTTCCACTCTCAGAAACTTGTTCACTTAAGTCAGAGATCTCCTCTAGAATGGGACAACAGATGAGATAATCAGCGACATTTACTTTGTAGCTTTTATTTTAGTATGGAGCAAAAATTAGGACAATAATTGCTAAGAACTGTTTCAAGTAACATGGATGGTTTTAATAGCCTAAAAAGTTAAGTTGACTATTACGAAAATCTGCAAGTGTCCATAGAAAATGGTGTAACTTACGTTGGAGGTTCTTATTTTCTCTCCTTAGTGTTTCAAGTTGATCAAGTGCTTCCTCGTATGAATTCTTCATCTTAAATACCTCTGTACTAAGGGTTCTTGATTCCTTCTGAGAAGCTTCAAGCTCAGCCTGAGCTTCCTCATATTTCTGTTTCCAGTCTGACAGAACCTACACAAATCAAGACAATACTGTAATATTAATAATACCATTTCACTGCAAGAGTGAAACTGAGTACAAGAGTGAAGCTGAGTGAAACAGTTACTTATCTTTTAAATTCCCTAGAATTCCAATAGAAGTTCCATTAACTAATGATTTACCTTATCAAAGTTCCTCTGTTTCTTATCAAGAGCAGTACATGCTGAATTTGATCTTTCTACATCTACCATCAGGTCTTCAACCTCTCCTTGAAgtctttgtttagttttttctagAGAGGCACATTTTGAGTTGACAGCCTCGATTTGCTCCTCAGCTTCCTGTAGGCGCTGTGCAAGTTTCTTCCTGTTAAACAAGTGAGTACAATGTAGCACTCAATTAGTGACCAGACATCATATCAACCTTGACCAATTCAATTTAGAATACAACATTTCAACTCAAAGTAACCTACTTGGCTTCTTCCAGCTCCTCTGTACGCTGGATGGCATCTGTCTCATATTTTGTTCTCCACTGAGAAACTTCACCATTTGCTTTGGATAAAGCCCGTTGAAGTTCAGCCTTTGCCTCTTGTTCCTCTTCAAATTGTTCCCTCAACAAGTCACAGTCATGGCGGGCAGACTGAAGTCCATGTGCAAGCGCGTTCTTggcctgtttttttaaaaaaaaaaacatttagggtGAGGTGACAGGTTTTTCTAAATTGAGCAGAAATTGTTTTTATTATGTTAACAAAATGGTGTGGATTCAATGCACGACAAGTCAATAACTATACCTTGGTTTCTTCTTCTAgctgtctcttcaactcttcaatcTGTTGAGTGAAAGCCTGTTTTCCTCTAGAAAGCTGAGAAATTAAAGATTCTTTTTCCTCCAGCTGACGCCCGAATTCCCCTGATTATTACAAGTAAAGCAAAGTCAAACTTATTTTCATGGATTTACATTTGCTTCTCTTATTTTTAGCAGTAACATTTACCATTTTCTGTTAAGAGACGTGCTTTCTGGGTATTTAAGTCATTAAGTACCCTAATATGCTCATCTTCCTTTGTCTTAATTTCACTGTATTGGTCCTCCAGTGTTCGGCACATTTTCTCCAAGTTTGCCTATAAGGtcaaagcaaaaaatatataatttcataCTGAAGATTGCAGTGGATGTTACATTGATGTTTTATCAATAAATTGATTGTACTTACTTTGGATTTGGAGACAGATTCCATGTTGCCAGCAAGGTCATCAATCTCCATCTTGAGTTCACTCTTCTCTTTTTCCAGTTTCTGTTTGACCCGCTGCAGATTATCAATTTGCTCCCCATACTCTGCTGTGCTATCGGCATGCTTCTTTCGGAGAGCAGCGGCAGTGGCTTCATGTTGTAAAGTGGCTTCTTCCAGGTCACGGCGCATCTTCTGGAACTCAGCCTCACGCTTCTTGTTCATCTCAATTTGAGCAGAGGTTGCACCACCAGCTTCCTCCAGGCGCTCACTGATCTCTTCAAGCTCCCTGGAGAGATCAGCACGTTGCTTCTCAGCCTTGGCGCGAGCTGCACGTTCTGCCTCAATTTCCTCTTCAAGCTCCTCAATGCGAGCCTACAATGTGTTTTTTGGTGAGTTTGGTTATTGTTTCATTAGGATGGAATAAGCATTAATTTTGTCTTTTATATCAATAATTATAACTACCTGGAGCTCCTTAATCTTCTTTTGTAACTGGGCTCCCAGAGCCTGTTCATCTTCAATCTTACTCTGGAGCTGACTGATTTCAAATTCCTTCCTATTAAGCAAAAGTAAGCAATATATTATATTAGAATTAACATAGAAAGAACATCAGCTTATCCAAGTCCAGGTGGTTGAAGACACACGGATTGGTTTTGAACACATGATACTATGACTAAGAGTTTCTGCTCTAGATATGTGTGCTCTTCACGTGATCTTTGTAGAGTCAGAATAAACCACTGAATTTACCCCTGTGCTGGAACATTCCCTTATCATTTTTGTATTACAAACTGTAAAATAGATGACTAAGTAATAAAAAAACTtcttactttttcattttttcatccaGTTGTTGTTTATCATTTTCCAAGTCCATTGTAGACTCTTGGGCCAATTTAAGATCTCCTTCCAGCTTCCTCTTTGCTCTCTCCAATTCCATGCGAAGTTTCTTTTCTTGCTCAAGAGATCCTTCAAGCTAAGATAATAAAACATGTTAACTAttgcataattttttattttgtttatcgAAAGCCCTTTCTTCACGCCTGCACTTACATCATCAACTTGTTGCTCCAATTTAGTCTTGGCCTTAGTCAGAGTATTGACTTTGTCCTCTTCAGCTTGAAGATCGTCCAAAGTTTGTTGGTGGGATTCTTGAAGAGCCTTCTTTTCTTTTGTAAGTTTGGCTATGCTTTCATCAAGGACTGCCATTTCTTCAGTAAGGTTTTTAACCTACAtattcaaaaattaaaaaaaatatcttaatTCAAAATGAATGTAGCTCTGAAAGGTAAGCAATGTCTTTTGTCACATTCATCTATTCATGGCCATATTTCATTAATTACAGGAAACTACCTTATTTTCTGTGGCGTGTTTCTCCTTCTCCACTTTGGCCAATGTTAGCTCAAGATCATCAATGTCCTTTTTCAGTTCAGAGCACTCATCTTCCAGTTTCCTCTTTTTTGCTGTAAGCTCTGCATTTGATTCTTCTTCATCTTCTAGCCTCTCATTAATCTCTTTGATTTTGGCTTCCAGTTGAATTTTGGCTTTGATGAGGCCTTCACATCTTTCCTCAGCATCTGACAGGCCCTCAGATTCCTACAAAACAGATTTATAAACAAATTAAATCCTCAGAACCAAATTATTCTTTCAAAACTCTTATTGTAAATGACTTACAGATGCAACTTGGAGCTGCAGGTCATTTTTCTCTTGGAGAACGGAGACCATCTTTTCCTCCAGCTCTTTTCTCTTAGCTTCTGACTTAGCAAGAGCTTCCTTCGTCTTCTCAAACTCCTCTTTCATGTTGGCCATCTCTTTTTCAGACTCAGCGCTCTTCAGAAGAGGCTTGATCTTGAAATAAAGCTTCATCCATGGCCAGGTTTTGACATTCATGAAAGCACGGACGTTGTACTGAATGCAGAAGATGGACTCTCTGGAAATAAAGCATATTTGTATCACAAACATTGTCCATAAAATGtagaaattgtatttttttaagaCTAAACTTGAAGCTACCTCCTCTCCATCATCTTCTTGAACTCTACCCTCATGAGGTATCCTCTGCACATAGCCTGAGTACGAGTGATCAGCTGTGCCAGCTTATCATCTCTCATCTCCTCAAGGGTACCTAACAAACCAGCCTTGAAGAAGACCTATAAACCAAAGAAGTTGATCTAATATTAAGTATAAAAAGATGGAATAATATAAAATGATAGAATAAAAATACCTTAGTGTGTCCAAACTTGTATTGTGTGTGGTCAATATCAATGGATCCAAGAAGCTTCTCTGAAGCCTTTTTGCTGTCAATGAAATGACCTTCTGGAATAGCACTGGCATTTAGGACCTTGTAACTGTATAAACAAAGCATGGTATAGATTGGTTATTCATTGCTACCTGATGCTTTCTATGATAAGTAATGATTCGGCCTGTCAATAACAACCAGGAGACATATTTAACCCATACCGTTGTTTGAAGTCAGCATAGATGATTCTGCTGGGAAATCCTTTTCTGCAAATCCTGATGCCTTCCAGCACACCATTACACCTGAGCTGGTGCATGACCAGATGATGATCCATAGTACCTATacagacacaaaataacttgtagAAACATAACCAAGAAAATTGCTTTCTAAGTAAAAGCTACAACTTTTTACCTGGGGTCTTGGTTTCATTGGGGATCAGACAACGTACAAAGTGGGGGTGGGTGCTCCTCAAGTTGCTCATCAGCTTGTTTAGATTTTCCTTTAGATATATCAAATTATACACATGAAAAATCCAATATAAAATGCAGACAAAACTATATAAACTTCTGCAAAGAAGATATCTATACTTACCCTGAAAAGAGCAGATACAGTCTGGAAAGAGGAACCCTTCTTCTTACCAGCTTTCTTTCCACCGCTCTCTATATCACAAAGGACATCATTTAGTTTAGTTCCATTGGCATGACAGCATTTGTGTGTGTGGTTGTATTGTTAGATATAAGTGTAGTACACTTAGTCACTGTGACAATACAATACCTGCTTCTGTAGCAGAATATGCGGAATACAGGAAAGACAGGAGTTTCACTGAAGACTTCTGGTAGAGCCCAATGACAGTCTCATTCAGTGGGTCCTTGTTCTTGTCAAGCCAGCCGCTGATGTTGTAGTCCACAGTCCCAGCATAATGGACCAGGGAGAAGTGAGCATCGGCTTTGCCTTTGCCAGGTTTAGGTTTTTGGAAGTTGTTGGACTTGCCAAGATGTTGATCATACAGCTTGTTTGTGAAGGAAGTGTCTGTCGCCTTGGGGAACATGCACTCCTCTTCAAGGATGGAGAAGATGCCCATTGGCTGCAGGATGAAGGAATGCCTTTGTTAGAATACAAGTAACAAGCATATATAAGTACATTTGTGTTTCTTATTTGTGCATTTTAtaccttctcaataagctcaatgCAGGCGGCCAAATCCATTCCAAAGTCAATAAACTCCCAGTCGATTCCCTCCTTCTTGTACTCTTCTTGCTCCAGTACAAACATGTGGTGGTTGAAGAACTGCTGCAGCTTCTCGTTGGTGAAGTTGATGCAAAGTTGTTCCAAGCTGTTGTACTGATTATAAAAAATATCTCTTAATTGTGTATCAATTATACATTACGCAGTATCTCATGTGATGTTCCATTACTTACATCAAAAATTTCAAATCCGGCAATGTCCAAGACACCGATAAAGTGCTGTCTTGGTTGCTTGGTGTCCAGCTGCTGGTTGATACGGATGACCATCCACAAGAACATCTTCTCAAAGACTGACTTGGCCAAGGCACCCACATTGTTGTACACCTATAAGGACATTATAATCTTGTCAGATTTCTGATAATCTTCAATTTGTTTTCATTTATCATTGTCCTAAAATGCTGGGAGATACCTGCTGGACAGTTTGACCTTTGGTCACATATTCATTTCCGACTTTGACTCTTGGGTAGCACAAAGCTTTCAGAAGATCAGCTGAGTTTAGACCCATCAGATATCCAACCTTGTCAGCCACTGAAAAAGAATTTTCCTTATGTTCATATGCACATGTTAAAAAGAGAGCTGACAAGTTATATTCAGCTTTAAGATTTCCAAAGTTCGAAAAGTAAAGGTGGCATGATAAGTATGAGGATTGTCTTAGGTTAAATTAAAATCTGACATATTATCTTTTAACCTACCTTCTGTGCCGTCAGGCTCGGCCTGCTCCTCTCTTTGCTTCTGCTTGAATTTCATGTTACCGTAGTGCATTACTGAACCAGTCATTTTGTAGATACCAATCTTTTCATCTGCAGTGAACCCAAGGATGTCAATGGCACTCTGTAAGTAAAAAGCAGAACCTTTTAGAGGAAACTTAAATGTAGCACCAAATAGTGCTATATTACTAACGAAATGAACTTACATCTGTAGCCATCAACTCCTCTTGATCATCAATGCTGGCCACTGTGATCTCGCCTTGGCTTACATATGGGAAGTCATAGGGGTTTGTTGTGATCAGGAGCTGATCTGTAATATGAAATAGATTTATTGTTATGCAGCGACTAACAGAATAAACCTAACAATTGGATTGCTAATATGTCTATATGAGCTGGAATAAAGCAGGTGCTCAGTTCTATGAACTTACCGATCAGCTCTGGTTTCTTGTTGGACATGATCTGGTAGAAGATATGGTAGCTCCTTTCTGCAGACAGCTGGAATGTTACTCTGGACTTTTCCAgtagatctaaaaaaaaatgatgaaaacAAATCTTATAAAAAAGTCTAACTCACAAATATGAATTGTTTTGTTTAAACACTGGCATCAACTTACATGTTTCAATATCAGCAGAAGACAGCTTTCCTGTGGTACCAAAGTGGATTCTGATGAATTTACCCTAAAGTTTTTACGGGagcagaaaaattatatttttatttcctgGTCATTTTGTGGCAGTGGTTTCTTCATTACAATGACTAGTGTGGAACTTACAAAACGGGAGGAGTTGTCATTTCTGACAGTCTTGGCATTACCAAAAGCCTCCAGCAATGGGTTAGCCTGGATAATCTGGTCTTCAAGGTTCCCCTGTACGAGTAGAAAAGAGAGAATACTAAGATACATATAGGAGAACATGCCCAGACCTAAGTCATTCCTCAGTTgccaaaataataaagttacagaAAGTCATATTACCTGAAtttttccagcaggctgctcctccttcttctttgtgtcacCAATAGCAGCAATTGTTGCGAAGTACTGGATGACACGTTTCGTGTTCACAGTCTTCCCAGCACCAGATTCTCCACTATGTGCAGAAAACATGAAAACAAGCATGGTccaatatttatttattgcttGCTAATCTTATCAGAGCATCCTACTGGAATTAATATGAGCTTGTCTGATGAGATTCTAAGACATTACTAATTGGAACTCTTCTGCCTTTTTGTCATTGGAGCTTTGGACCTTTTGAGATATTAGAAACTTAATATTGCTTAAATTCTGCCTCAAAGTGGTCTCATGCTGTATCTAATCAATACTACCGTATAGTGCCTAAGAACATTATCGCAAAGTGCCTACATAATATTGGCATACACTATGCACATATTAATATCCATACAGTAGACATATAGCAGGACAATACAATGTCTAAATAATACCCAAATGCTTTTACAGTCAGCCCCATTGCCTTGGGTTTTAAGGTAATTTGCCTAGTACAAGTCAAGCACCATGGGGAGCCTTAGATGAGCCTAAATGGTGGAGGTGAAAGTGATATTAACCCATTTGCTCATGCTATAATGGACACTGATTAGCTCTACTTTATAGTAACTCTCTCCTGATTTCCTAAATCACTGAAATATTAATGTATAGATTTGTGAAAGCCATCATTAGCTTGTTAGGTAAGGCGGCTTGATACAACGGGATTAGTGGTTCTTTGAGGTCAATTCATTTAATTGATATAGTTCTGTCTATTTGATACCATGTCTCATACTTACGTAATCAGGACAGACTGATTTTCACGATCTGTGAAAAAAGAGAACAGAATGATTCAGTCATAAGACTGaacatttatacatatatatttatatacacattaTTTTTTCTTGGACTGTGTCCCATTA
This window of the Bufo bufo chromosome 6, aBufBuf1.1, whole genome shotgun sequence genome carries:
- the LOC121005323 gene encoding myosin-1B is translated as MGDGEMAAFGEAAQYLRKSEKERIEAQNRPFDAKTSYFVIDPKVMYVKGVIQSREGGKVTVKKEDNTTVTVKEDEVFPMNPPKYDKIEDMAMMTHLNEPSVLYNLKERYAAWMIYTYSGLFCATVNPYKWLPVYNPEVVNAYRGKKRQEAPPHIFSISDNAYQAMLTDRENQSVLITGESGAGKTVNTKRVIQYFATIAAIGDTKKKEEQPAGKIQGNLEDQIIQANPLLEAFGNAKTVRNDNSSRFGKFIRIHFGTTGKLSSADIETYLLEKSRVTFQLSAERSYHIFYQIMSNKKPELIDQLLITTNPYDFPYVSQGEITVASIDDQEELMATDSAIDILGFTADEKIGIYKMTGSVMHYGNMKFKQKQREEQAEPDGTEVADKVGYLMGLNSADLLKALCYPRVKVGNEYVTKGQTVQQVYNNVGALAKSVFEKMFLWMVIRINQQLDTKQPRQHFIGVLDIAGFEIFDYNSLEQLCINFTNEKLQQFFNHHMFVLEQEEYKKEGIDWEFIDFGMDLAACIELIEKPMGIFSILEEECMFPKATDTSFTNKLYDQHLGKSNNFQKPKPGKGKADAHFSLVHYAGTVDYNISGWLDKNKDPLNETVIGLYQKSSVKLLSFLYSAYSATEAESGGKKAGKKKGSSFQTVSALFRENLNKLMSNLRSTHPHFVRCLIPNETKTPGTMDHHLVMHQLRCNGVLEGIRICRKGFPSRIIYADFKQRYKVLNASAIPEGHFIDSKKASEKLLGSIDIDHTQYKFGHTKVFFKAGLLGTLEEMRDDKLAQLITRTQAMCRGYLMRVEFKKMMERRESIFCIQYNVRAFMNVKTWPWMKLYFKIKPLLKSAESEKEMANMKEEFEKTKEALAKSEAKRKELEEKMVSVLQEKNDLQLQVASESEGLSDAEERCEGLIKAKIQLEAKIKEINERLEDEEESNAELTAKKRKLEDECSELKKDIDDLELTLAKVEKEKHATENKVKNLTEEMAVLDESIAKLTKEKKALQESHQQTLDDLQAEEDKVNTLTKAKTKLEQQVDDLEGSLEQEKKLRMELERAKRKLEGDLKLAQESTMDLENDKQQLDEKMKKKEFEISQLQSKIEDEQALGAQLQKKIKELQARIEELEEEIEAERAARAKAEKQRADLSRELEEISERLEEAGGATSAQIEMNKKREAEFQKMRRDLEEATLQHEATAAALRKKHADSTAEYGEQIDNLQRVKQKLEKEKSELKMEIDDLAGNMESVSKSKANLEKMCRTLEDQYSEIKTKEDEHIRVLNDLNTQKARLLTENGEFGRQLEEKESLISQLSRGKQAFTQQIEELKRQLEEETKAKNALAHGLQSARHDCDLLREQFEEEQEAKAELQRALSKANGEVSQWRTKYETDAIQRTEELEEAKKKLAQRLQEAEEQIEAVNSKCASLEKTKQRLQGEVEDLMVDVERSNSACTALDKKQRNFDKVLSDWKQKYEEAQAELEASQKESRTLSTEVFKMKNSYEEALDQLETLRRENKNLQQEISDLSEQVSESGKSIHEIEKSKKQIEQEKSDLQSALEEAEGSLEHEEAKILRIQLELNQVKAEVDRKIAEKDEEIEQIKRNSQRALDSMQSTLDAEIRSRNDALRLKKKMEGDLNEMEIQLSHANRQAAEAQKQLRNVQGQLKDTQLHLDDAIRGNDDLKEQLAIVERRNNLMTVEIEEMRSALEQTERGRKVAEQELLDVTERVQLLHSQNTSLINTKKKLESDLSQLQSEVEEAVQESRNADDKAKKAITDAAMMAEELKKEQDTSAHLERMKKNLEQTVKDLQHRLDEAEQLALKGGKKQLQKLEARVRELENELEAEQKRGSEAIKGVRKYERRVKELTYQTEEDKKNVFRLQDLVDKLQLKVKAYKRQAEESEEQANAHMSRFRKSQHELEEAEERADIAESQVNKLRAKSRDIGKKAEE